The following proteins are encoded in a genomic region of Coleofasciculus chthonoplastes PCC 7420:
- a CDS encoding chlorophyll a/b-binding protein — MDEQQQKEAKFGFTANAENWNGRLAMIGFVAALITEYVSGQGVLHFWGLM; from the coding sequence ATGGATGAGCAACAGCAAAAAGAAGCGAAATTTGGGTTCACGGCGAACGCTGAGAATTGGAATGGTCGTTTAGCGATGATTGGTTTTGTTGCCGCGTTGATTACGGAATATGTTTCTGGTCAAGGCGTGTTACATTTCTGGGGGCTGATGTAA
- a CDS encoding glycoside hydrolase family 15 protein — MSITATQLPARLNDYYQQIRIILDRQNPITGLLPASTAVNAHGDYTDAWVRDNVYSILAVWGLALAYRKLDADSGRTFELEQSVVKLMRGLLFCMMRQAAKVERFKDNQSLLDALHAKYNTSTGDVVVGDDEWGHLQLDATSLFLLMLAQMTASGLHIVYTIAEVHFIQNLVYYIGRTYRTPDYGIWERGNKVNHGNPELNASSVGMAKAALEAINGLDLFGVRGSQASVIHVLPDEIARSRITLESLLPRESSSKETDAALLSVIGFPAFAIEDVELLDRTRQKIVEKLQGLYGCKRFLRDGHQTVLEDTTRLHYEPWELQQFEHIECEWPLFFTYLALDGWFRGDVERARNYLGRLDTLLVERDGMRLLPEVYYVPEDKIEAERTSPRSQNRKPNENLPLVWAQSLYLFAQMLQEELITRGDVDPLGRHFCVGRHQDPVVQIALLAEDEALQAQLAAYGIATQTPKQVDPVQVRQATDLSRLYAEIGRCDSLGLTGRPIRRLRSLTTSRIFRFGKETIVFLPAFLDQQQFYLTLDYHFLVAQIKSELTYIQRHWGELGRPTVTLLLTHQMVQTAEEISHPGQEQLQGSALLELIQELQEGFCNGVRVKLGRLNQLMLTAGVERIDTLQGFEFSDSAVQDAAPPEYYLRNHPLNNGPLSHTQEFLLECETNLQPLLDSLRNSENLYEQIELLRTLKNLRGLEFDTGFGQPNRVVTVADLLNEAYFRASTEGASPYWGVIRQAAGLLNKVEISLSDAVTDILVRGKQITVGKAYSEASLIKNPMSHLELRAKIDEFCREDIRDRVLTQEILIYLSILIKSEPHLVDGLLTLRVGYLILLLTSELAAELGVTQDEAYEALMRLSPFDIKMRLRSCLAGYEGVNQKLRQQESLHVKQPQYAINWVILPEERIYIDEDITMAGNWLRKRQMDGSAGRVPKDFYPKVWQVMKHCKGLVIGDKLERRNRLDSQPLLSEMTPGEKNFALRVEHLLNKIQVPTYRQVNIEALVELAAILERNPELEIEEYIVLDVLIGHAVRLGWLERYPERADKYDEYKAAAWRAFYDTSPKQCAAYVAKAFQFLAQVEPANVA; from the coding sequence ATGTCTATCACCGCCACTCAACTGCCCGCTCGACTCAACGATTATTACCAGCAGATTCGGATTATTCTCGATCGCCAAAATCCAATTACCGGATTATTACCCGCCAGTACAGCCGTGAATGCCCATGGTGACTACACCGATGCCTGGGTTAGGGATAACGTGTACAGCATTTTGGCAGTTTGGGGATTAGCCTTAGCGTACCGCAAACTTGACGCTGATAGTGGGCGCACCTTTGAACTCGAACAAAGTGTGGTCAAACTGATGCGGGGACTGCTGTTTTGTATGATGCGGCAAGCCGCCAAAGTGGAACGGTTCAAAGACAACCAATCTCTGCTAGACGCACTGCACGCCAAGTATAATACCAGCACTGGTGATGTAGTCGTAGGGGATGATGAGTGGGGTCATTTGCAGCTCGATGCGACCTCCCTATTCCTGTTGATGCTGGCTCAGATGACCGCATCAGGGTTACACATTGTTTACACCATTGCTGAAGTGCATTTCATTCAGAATCTGGTGTATTACATTGGTCGTACCTATAGGACACCAGATTACGGGATTTGGGAACGAGGAAATAAAGTTAATCACGGCAATCCGGAACTCAACGCCAGTTCCGTAGGCATGGCAAAAGCCGCATTAGAGGCGATTAACGGGCTAGATTTATTTGGGGTGCGGGGGTCTCAAGCTTCCGTGATTCACGTTCTCCCTGATGAAATTGCGCGATCGCGGATTACGTTAGAATCCCTATTACCACGGGAATCGAGTTCAAAAGAAACTGATGCGGCATTGTTAAGTGTAATCGGGTTCCCAGCATTTGCCATCGAAGACGTGGAACTGCTGGATAGAACTCGTCAGAAAATCGTCGAGAAATTACAAGGACTCTACGGGTGTAAGCGGTTCCTGCGCGATGGACATCAAACCGTCCTAGAAGATACCACCCGCTTGCATTATGAACCCTGGGAACTGCAACAATTTGAACATATTGAATGCGAGTGGCCCCTATTTTTTACCTACTTAGCCCTGGATGGTTGGTTTCGGGGAGACGTTGAACGGGCGCGGAATTATCTGGGGCGTTTGGATACATTGCTGGTTGAGCGAGATGGGATGCGCTTATTACCGGAAGTGTATTACGTTCCCGAAGACAAAATTGAAGCCGAACGCACGTCTCCCCGTTCCCAAAATCGCAAACCGAATGAAAATTTGCCGCTTGTCTGGGCGCAGAGTTTGTATCTGTTTGCCCAAATGCTTCAGGAGGAATTAATTACGCGGGGAGATGTTGACCCCTTAGGGCGTCATTTTTGCGTAGGGCGTCACCAAGATCCGGTGGTACAAATTGCGCTATTGGCAGAGGATGAAGCATTACAGGCGCAACTGGCTGCTTATGGGATTGCCACCCAGACCCCCAAACAAGTCGATCCCGTGCAAGTACGTCAGGCAACGGATCTATCCCGATTGTATGCCGAAATTGGACGGTGTGATTCCTTGGGATTAACTGGACGCCCGATTCGACGGCTGCGGAGTTTGACCACATCCCGTATTTTTCGCTTCGGGAAAGAAACGATTGTATTTTTGCCAGCGTTTTTAGACCAGCAACAGTTTTATTTGACCTTGGATTATCATTTCCTAGTGGCTCAAATTAAAAGTGAACTGACGTATATTCAACGCCATTGGGGTGAGTTGGGACGTCCAACGGTGACGTTGCTGTTAACGCATCAGATGGTGCAGACGGCAGAAGAAATTAGTCATCCGGGACAAGAGCAACTTCAGGGTTCCGCTTTACTGGAATTAATCCAAGAATTGCAAGAGGGATTCTGTAATGGGGTGCGGGTCAAGTTAGGGCGTTTAAATCAGTTAATGCTCACAGCAGGTGTTGAACGCATTGATACGCTGCAAGGATTTGAGTTTAGCGACTCTGCGGTTCAAGATGCGGCACCGCCTGAGTATTACCTGAGGAATCATCCGCTAAACAATGGTCCGTTAAGTCATACGCAGGAATTCTTACTGGAATGCGAAACGAATCTCCAACCCTTGCTCGATAGTTTGCGGAATTCAGAAAATCTTTATGAGCAAATTGAATTATTACGCACTCTGAAAAACTTGCGGGGACTGGAGTTTGATACAGGGTTTGGTCAACCTAACCGAGTGGTGACGGTGGCGGATTTGCTAAATGAAGCTTATTTCAGAGCTAGTACGGAAGGCGCATCGCCTTACTGGGGTGTGATTCGTCAAGCGGCGGGGTTACTGAATAAAGTCGAAATTAGTTTGTCGGATGCGGTAACGGATATTTTGGTGCGCGGGAAACAGATTACTGTTGGCAAAGCTTACAGTGAGGCTTCTCTGATTAAAAATCCAATGTCTCATCTGGAACTCCGGGCAAAGATCGACGAATTTTGCCGAGAAGATATTCGCGATCGCGTTTTAACTCAGGAAATCCTGATTTACTTGAGTATTCTGATTAAATCCGAACCGCATCTGGTTGATGGCTTACTCACACTGCGGGTTGGGTATTTAATTCTACTGTTGACGAGTGAATTAGCGGCTGAATTAGGCGTGACTCAAGATGAAGCTTATGAAGCATTGATGCGCTTGAGTCCCTTTGACATTAAAATGCGATTGCGTTCCTGTTTGGCGGGGTATGAAGGGGTTAACCAAAAATTACGCCAACAAGAATCGCTGCATGTTAAACAACCGCAATATGCGATTAATTGGGTGATATTGCCAGAGGAGCGAATCTATATCGACGAAGACATTACCATGGCGGGAAATTGGCTGAGAAAACGGCAAATGGATGGTAGTGCAGGTCGGGTTCCGAAAGACTTTTACCCGAAAGTCTGGCAAGTGATGAAACATTGTAAGGGTTTGGTTATTGGTGATAAATTAGAGCGTCGCAATCGACTGGATAGTCAACCTTTGCTCTCGGAAATGACACCTGGAGAAAAGAATTTTGCTCTGCGGGTTGAGCATTTACTCAATAAAATTCAAGTGCCAACCTATCGACAAGTGAATATTGAGGCACTTGTGGAATTAGCCGCGATATTGGAACGTAATCCAGAATTGGAAATTGAAGAATACATTGTCCTGGATGTGTTAATTGGTCATGCGGTGCGTTTAGGCTGGTTGGAGCGATATCCCGAACGAGCCGATAAGTATGACGAATATAAGGCAGCCGCTTGGCGTGCTTTTTATGATACGTCACCTAAACAATGTGCGGCTTATGTTGCTAAGGCGTTCCAATTTTTGGCACAAGTCGAACCTGCCAATGTTGCTTGA
- the rpoD gene encoding RNA polymerase sigma factor RpoD — protein sequence MTQAHDVLATISQPQSEFEFLLEDDATQDDMADGNSEAVQPEPGEEDSKPGKVRSTRRRTQAKKKHYTEDSIRLYLQEIGRIRLLRADEEIELARKIADLLELERIRDRLYDQLEREPKEGEWAKEVEMELPAFRQRLFLGRRAKEKMVQSNLRLVVSIAKKYMNRGLSFQDLIQEGSLGLIRAAEKFDHEKGYKFSTYATWWIRQAITRAIADQSRTIRLPVHLYETISRIKKTTKILSQELGRKPTEEEIADRMEMTIEKLRFIAKSAQLPISLETPIGKEEDSRLGDFIEADGETPEDQVSKNLLREDLESVLDTLSPRERDVLRLRYGLDDGRMKTLEEIGQIFNVTRERIRQIEAKALRKLRHPNRNSILKEYIR from the coding sequence ATGACCCAGGCACACGACGTACTTGCAACAATTTCTCAGCCTCAAAGCGAGTTTGAATTCTTGCTGGAGGATGACGCCACTCAAGATGATATGGCAGATGGGAACTCGGAAGCCGTTCAACCCGAACCGGGGGAGGAAGATAGTAAGCCTGGTAAGGTGCGTTCTACCCGCCGTCGCACACAAGCGAAAAAGAAGCACTATACCGAAGATTCCATTCGCCTCTACTTACAAGAAATTGGTCGAATTCGGCTATTACGGGCTGATGAAGAAATTGAACTGGCGCGTAAAATTGCGGACTTATTGGAATTAGAACGGATTCGCGATCGCTTGTATGATCAGCTCGAGCGAGAACCGAAGGAAGGAGAATGGGCAAAGGAGGTAGAAATGGAACTTCCCGCCTTTCGCCAACGCCTTTTCCTGGGTCGGCGGGCAAAAGAGAAAATGGTGCAGTCTAACCTGCGTCTGGTTGTGTCCATTGCCAAGAAATACATGAATCGGGGTCTGTCGTTTCAAGACCTGATTCAAGAAGGATCTTTAGGACTGATTCGGGCGGCGGAAAAGTTCGACCACGAGAAAGGATACAAATTCTCCACCTACGCGACATGGTGGATTCGACAAGCCATCACTCGTGCGATCGCGGATCAATCCCGTACCATTCGCCTCCCCGTTCACCTCTACGAAACCATCTCCCGGATCAAAAAGACCACCAAAATCCTCTCTCAAGAATTGGGTCGCAAACCCACCGAAGAAGAAATTGCCGATCGCATGGAAATGACCATCGAGAAGCTGCGATTTATTGCCAAATCAGCCCAACTTCCCATCTCCCTAGAAACACCAATTGGTAAAGAAGAAGACTCTCGCCTGGGTGACTTCATCGAAGCCGATGGTGAAACCCCAGAAGACCAAGTCTCCAAAAATCTGCTGCGGGAAGACTTAGAAAGTGTCCTGGATACCTTAAGCCCCCGCGAACGAGACGTTCTCCGATTGCGCTATGGGTTAGATGATGGACGGATGAAAACCCTAGAAGAAATCGGTCAAATTTTCAACGTGACCCGCGAACGCATTCGCCAAATCGAGGCAAAAGCCCTGCGTAAACTGCGCCATCCTAATCGCAACAGTATTCTCAAGGAGTATATCCGCTAG
- a CDS encoding helix-turn-helix domain-containing protein, whose protein sequence is MILNDLEYQVTQERIQGFERALALLNAPDNELKNTNPIMWQLNVDGVQSLIDDFTAQMQEYEALINRNESEPIIFEIGSLAQLPRILIQARIAAKISQKELAQRLGIEESLLQRYEDREYESATLTQLLEISGVLGISLQPKTMVRVVAPLKTA, encoded by the coding sequence ATGATTTTAAATGATTTAGAGTATCAAGTAACTCAAGAGCGTATTCAGGGATTTGAACGGGCGTTAGCACTGTTAAATGCCCCGGATAATGAATTGAAGAACACTAATCCTATTATGTGGCAACTTAATGTCGATGGAGTCCAAAGTCTGATCGATGACTTTACCGCCCAGATGCAGGAGTATGAAGCTCTAATTAATCGCAATGAGAGCGAACCAATCATTTTTGAAATCGGTTCTCTTGCTCAGCTTCCCCGCATTTTGATTCAAGCCCGTATTGCGGCTAAAATTAGCCAAAAAGAACTTGCTCAACGGCTGGGAATTGAAGAGAGTCTGCTTCAGCGATATGAAGATAGAGAGTATGAATCAGCAACGCTGACACAATTATTAGAAATTAGTGGAGTTTTGGGAATTTCACTTCAACCAAAAACGATGGTTAGGGTGGTTGCACCGTTGAAGACGGCATAA